From Pseudomonas vanderleydeniana, the proteins below share one genomic window:
- the fdnG gene encoding formate dehydrogenase-N subunit alpha, giving the protein MDLNRRQFFKVAAIGLGGSSLAALGMAPTQAFAEQVRHFKLAHTKETRNTCPYCSVGCGLILYSQGDAGKNVKQNIIHIEGDADHPVNRGTLCPKGAGLLDFIHSPSRLMYPEVRKPGSKEWTRIGWDEALDRVAELMKQDRDANFIEKNAQGQTVNRWLTTGFLAASAASSEAGYLTHKVIRSLGMLGFDNQARVUHGPTVASLAPTYGRGAMTNHWSDIANANLVLVMGGNAAEAHPCGFKWVTEAKAHNKARLIVVDPRFTRTASVADYYAPIRTGSDIAFMGGLINYLLSHDRIQHEYVRNYTDVSFIVKAGYGFEDGLFSGYDAAKRSYVDKSGWGYELGEDGFAKVDPTLQHPRCVYQLMKQHYSRYTPEVASMTCGMPQDRMMTIWEEIATCSAPGKTMTILYALGWTQHSIGAQIIRSAAMVQLLLGNVGMPGGGVNALRGHSNIQGLTDLGLLSNSLPGYLTLAGDAEQDYATFIDKRAPKPLRPGQLSYWQNYGKFHVSLMKAWYGANATAANNWGYDWLPKLDVPAYDVLRMFEMMGQGKVNGYMCQGFNPIAALPDKNRVTAALGKLKWLVVMDPLATETSEFWRNAGPFNDVDTANIQTEVIRLPTTCFAEEDGSLVNSSRWLQWHWKGADGPGETRTDVQIMSELFLRLRHRYQAEGGAYPDPMLNISWPYKIPDEPSPEELAKEMNGWAVSDLSDASGTTLKAGQQLSAFAQLKDDGSTASGCWIFAGCWTEQGNQMARRDNSDPYGMHQVQNWAWAWPANRRILYNRASSDPQGKPWDPEKKRLVWWNGKAWGGTDVPDFKVDSPPEAGMNPFIMNPEGVARFFALDKMAEGPFPEHYEPFETPIGINPLHPQNKKAISNPAGRIFDSVWDTLGKHEEYPYAATTYRLTEHFHFWSKHCRLNAIAQPEQFVEIGEVLANEKGIKAGDRVRVSSKRGHIDAVAVVTKRIRPLQVNNQTVHQIGIPLHWGFTGTTRHGYLTNTLVPFLGDGNTQTPESKSFLVKVEKL; this is encoded by the coding sequence ATGGACCTCAACCGTCGGCAGTTCTTCAAGGTCGCCGCCATCGGCCTTGGAGGCTCGAGCCTTGCGGCGTTGGGCATGGCCCCGACGCAGGCATTCGCCGAGCAGGTGCGCCACTTCAAGCTGGCGCATACCAAAGAAACCCGCAATACCTGTCCCTACTGCTCGGTCGGCTGCGGCCTGATCCTGTACAGCCAGGGCGACGCGGGCAAGAACGTCAAGCAGAACATCATCCATATCGAGGGCGACGCGGACCATCCGGTCAACCGCGGCACTCTCTGCCCGAAAGGCGCTGGCCTGCTGGACTTTATCCACAGCCCGAGCCGGCTGATGTACCCCGAGGTACGCAAGCCCGGCAGCAAGGAATGGACCCGCATCGGCTGGGACGAAGCGCTCGATCGCGTCGCCGAGCTGATGAAGCAGGACCGCGATGCCAACTTCATCGAGAAGAATGCCCAGGGCCAGACGGTCAACCGCTGGCTCACCACGGGGTTCCTTGCCGCGTCCGCCGCTTCCAGCGAAGCCGGCTACCTGACGCACAAGGTGATCCGCTCGCTCGGCATGCTGGGGTTCGATAACCAGGCGCGTGTCTGACACGGTCCGACGGTGGCAAGTCTTGCCCCGACGTACGGCCGTGGCGCCATGACCAATCATTGGTCTGACATCGCCAACGCGAACCTGGTCCTGGTGATGGGCGGCAACGCTGCTGAAGCGCATCCGTGCGGCTTCAAGTGGGTGACCGAAGCCAAGGCGCACAACAAGGCGCGGCTGATCGTGGTCGACCCGCGGTTCACCCGTACCGCCTCGGTGGCGGACTACTATGCGCCGATCCGCACCGGTAGCGACATCGCCTTCATGGGCGGGCTGATCAACTATCTGCTGAGCCATGACAGGATCCAGCACGAATACGTGCGCAACTACACTGACGTGTCGTTCATCGTCAAGGCCGGCTATGGCTTCGAGGATGGCCTGTTCAGCGGCTACGACGCGGCCAAGCGCAGCTATGTCGACAAGTCCGGCTGGGGTTATGAACTCGGCGAGGACGGGTTTGCAAAGGTCGATCCGACCCTGCAGCACCCGCGTTGCGTCTACCAGTTGATGAAGCAGCACTACAGCCGCTACACGCCGGAAGTGGCGAGCATGACCTGTGGCATGCCCCAGGACCGGATGATGACGATCTGGGAAGAGATCGCCACCTGCTCGGCACCGGGCAAGACCATGACCATCCTCTATGCCCTGGGCTGGACCCAGCATTCGATCGGTGCGCAGATCATCCGCAGCGCGGCGATGGTGCAACTGTTGCTGGGCAACGTCGGCATGCCGGGAGGCGGGGTCAACGCCTTGCGCGGGCACTCCAACATCCAGGGCCTGACCGACCTGGGGCTGCTGTCCAACTCGCTGCCGGGCTACCTGACCCTGGCCGGTGATGCCGAGCAGGACTACGCCACCTTCATCGACAAGCGTGCACCCAAGCCGCTGCGGCCGGGGCAACTGTCCTACTGGCAGAACTACGGCAAGTTCCACGTCAGCCTGATGAAGGCCTGGTATGGCGCCAACGCCACCGCAGCCAACAACTGGGGCTACGACTGGCTGCCCAAGCTCGACGTGCCGGCCTACGACGTGCTGCGCATGTTCGAGATGATGGGTCAGGGCAAGGTCAACGGCTACATGTGCCAGGGCTTCAATCCGATTGCCGCGCTGCCGGACAAGAACCGCGTCACCGCCGCCCTGGGCAAGCTCAAGTGGCTGGTGGTCATGGACCCGCTGGCCACCGAGACCTCGGAGTTCTGGCGCAACGCCGGGCCGTTCAACGACGTCGACACGGCCAACATCCAGACCGAGGTGATCCGCCTGCCCACCACCTGCTTCGCCGAGGAGGACGGCTCGCTGGTCAACAGCAGCCGCTGGCTGCAATGGCACTGGAAGGGCGCCGATGGCCCCGGTGAAACCCGTACCGATGTGCAGATCATGAGCGAACTGTTCCTGCGCCTGCGTCATCGCTACCAGGCCGAGGGTGGTGCCTATCCGGACCCGATGCTCAATATCAGCTGGCCGTACAAGATCCCCGACGAGCCTTCGCCTGAAGAGCTGGCCAAGGAGATGAACGGCTGGGCGGTCAGCGACCTGAGCGACGCGAGCGGCACCACGCTCAAGGCCGGCCAGCAACTCTCGGCCTTTGCCCAGTTGAAGGACGACGGCAGCACCGCGTCCGGCTGCTGGATCTTCGCCGGCTGCTGGACCGAGCAGGGCAACCAGATGGCCCGGCGCGACAACAGCGACCCGTACGGCATGCACCAGGTGCAGAACTGGGCCTGGGCCTGGCCGGCCAACCGCCGCATCCTCTACAACCGTGCCTCCAGCGACCCGCAGGGCAAGCCCTGGGATCCGGAGAAAAAACGCCTGGTGTGGTGGAACGGCAAGGCCTGGGGCGGCACCGACGTGCCGGACTTCAAGGTCGACTCGCCGCCGGAAGCGGGGATGAATCCGTTCATCATGAACCCCGAAGGCGTGGCACGGTTCTTTGCGCTCGACAAAATGGCCGAAGGGCCGTTCCCCGAGCACTACGAACCGTTCGAGACGCCGATCGGCATCAACCCGCTGCACCCGCAGAACAAGAAGGCGATCAGCAACCCGGCCGGGCGGATCTTCGATTCGGTGTGGGATACCCTCGGCAAGCACGAGGAATATCCCTACGCGGCGACCACCTACCGGCTGACCGAACACTTCCACTTCTGGAGCAAGCATTGTCGGCTCAACGCGATTGCCCAGCCCGAGCAGTTCGTCGAGATCGGCGAGGTGCTGGCCAACGAGAAGGGGATCAAGGCCGGCGATCGGGTGCGGGTATCGAGCAAGCGTGGGCACATCGATGCGGTGGCGGTGGTGACCAAGCGGATCCGTCCGCTGCAGGTCAACAACCAGACCGTGCACCAGATCGGCATCCCGTTGCACTGGGGCTTCACCGGCACGACCCGGCATGGCTACCTGACCAACACCCTGGTGCCGTTCCTCGGTGACGGCAACACCCAGACGCCGGAGTCCAAGTCGTTCCTCGTCAAAGTGGAGAAACTCTGA
- a CDS encoding DUF2796 domain-containing protein, with product MRRLLLALPFALLPLVAAQAHEKEHGSLGTHEHGVGRLNAVLDAQTLELELQSPAMNLVGFEHAATSDADKAKVAAVRALLDKPLELFNLPRGAGCVVANQELESPLFGDKAPEDADHDDDDDDDHAHAGDEHEHHHDHSEIHAHYQFTCSTPAALKQLDLGQVFKTFPATQKIQVQLISPSGQQGVDATPKAATLKF from the coding sequence ATGCGCCGCCTGCTCCTCGCCCTGCCTTTCGCCTTGCTGCCCCTGGTCGCCGCCCAGGCCCATGAAAAAGAACATGGCAGCCTCGGTACCCATGAACACGGCGTGGGCCGCCTGAACGCGGTGCTGGATGCCCAGACCCTGGAACTGGAGTTGCAAAGCCCGGCGATGAACCTGGTGGGCTTCGAGCACGCGGCCACCAGCGACGCCGACAAGGCCAAGGTCGCAGCCGTGCGCGCGCTGCTGGACAAACCATTGGAGCTGTTCAACCTGCCCAGGGGCGCCGGCTGCGTGGTCGCCAACCAGGAACTGGAAAGCCCGTTGTTCGGCGACAAGGCGCCGGAAGATGCCGATCACGACGACGATGATGACGACGACCATGCCCACGCTGGCGATGAGCACGAGCATCACCACGACCACAGCGAAATCCACGCGCACTACCAGTTCACCTGCAGCACGCCGGCGGCGCTCAAGCAGCTCGACCTGGGCCAGGTCTTCAAGACCTTCCCCGCCACGCAGAAAATCCAGGTACAACTGATCTCGCCAAGCGGTCAGCAGGGTGTCGATGCGACGCCGAAGGCCGCTACGCTGAAGTTCTGA
- a CDS encoding ABC transporter ATP-binding protein: MTQALIELSDLGFNWPGHPQLLDIPAFRLEPGETLFLKGPSGSGKTTLLGLLGGVQKPSRGSIRLLGQELTELGAGARDRFRVDHTGYIFQQFNLLPFLSVRENVELPCHFSRLRASRAAQRHGSVDQAAATLLAHLGLKDPALLERRADSLSIGQQQRVAAARALIGQPELVIADEPTSALDYDAREAFIQLLFAECREAGSSLLFVSHDQSLASLFDRHLSLAELNRAAAPAEV; this comes from the coding sequence ATGACCCAAGCACTTATCGAACTGTCCGACCTGGGCTTCAACTGGCCCGGGCATCCACAGTTGCTGGATATTCCGGCGTTCCGCCTGGAACCCGGCGAAACGCTGTTTCTCAAGGGCCCCAGCGGCAGTGGCAAGACCACCCTGCTCGGCCTGCTCGGCGGCGTGCAGAAACCCAGCCGCGGCAGCATTCGTCTGCTCGGCCAGGAACTGACCGAACTGGGCGCCGGTGCCCGCGACCGTTTTCGCGTCGATCACACTGGCTACATCTTCCAGCAGTTCAACCTGCTGCCGTTTCTCTCGGTGCGCGAAAACGTCGAGCTGCCCTGCCACTTCTCCAGGCTGCGTGCCAGCCGCGCCGCCCAGCGCCACGGCAGCGTCGACCAGGCCGCCGCGACTCTGCTCGCCCACCTGGGCCTGAAGGATCCGGCGCTGCTGGAACGCCGCGCCGATTCGCTGTCGATCGGCCAGCAACAACGGGTCGCTGCCGCCCGCGCGCTGATCGGCCAGCCAGAGCTGGTGATCGCCGACGAGCCGACTTCGGCGCTCGACTACGACGCCCGCGAGGCCTTCATCCAGTTGCTGTTCGCCGAATGCCGCGAGGCCGGCTCCAGCCTGCTGTTCGTCAGCCATGACCAGAGCCTGGCGTCATTGTTCGACCGTCACCTGTCCCTGGCCGAACTCAATCGCGCGGCCGCGCCCGCGGAGGTCTGA